The following coding sequences lie in one Oceanicola sp. 502str15 genomic window:
- a CDS encoding MmgE/PrpD family protein, producing the protein MSPTSPGPSHALAGFAHGLRFDDIPAPVLERARIHILDALGIGLASTTFPFSRATLTAVEALSGGGGARIIGTAQTAAPRDAALANGVLIHGLDYDDTHLQAIVHPTAAVLPAVLAVAEQRGLSGREALAAYCVGMESTVRLGTAIAGGFHHTGFHGTGVFGHFAAALVAGRLMGAAPADHVNALGIAASTASGVQLYLEEGAGTKRLHPGWAASAGITAATLARHGFIGPSRALEGRFGLFETHLHSHAANVDLRALTTGLGSEWMMEQTALKPYPVCHYIHGAADAAGEIFARLDGAAIASVDILLPQETMGTVADPIAQKRAVSNAYEAQFSAPFVIAAMLLNGRFGLQDLSDEALANPRTRALAARCTCVTDPQSRFPAYFSGGVRVTLESGETLSAHVPINNGAGPRRLSLEAARQKFMENAGLAVSPDRAQALAEAVAQIETQPLSTLMELLTAP; encoded by the coding sequence ATGTCACCCACCTCCCCCGGCCCCTCCCACGCCCTCGCGGGCTTTGCCCACGGCCTGCGCTTCGATGATATCCCCGCCCCCGTGCTGGAGCGCGCCCGCATCCACATTCTCGACGCGCTCGGCATCGGCCTTGCCTCCACCACCTTCCCCTTCTCCCGCGCCACGCTGACGGCGGTCGAGGCGCTCAGCGGCGGTGGCGGCGCGCGCATCATCGGCACGGCGCAAACCGCCGCCCCGCGTGACGCGGCCCTCGCCAACGGCGTCCTGATCCATGGGCTCGACTACGACGACACCCACCTTCAGGCCATCGTCCACCCCACCGCCGCCGTCCTGCCCGCCGTGCTGGCCGTGGCCGAGCAGCGCGGGCTGTCGGGGCGCGAGGCGCTCGCGGCCTATTGCGTCGGCATGGAAAGCACCGTCCGGCTCGGCACCGCCATCGCGGGCGGGTTCCACCACACCGGCTTTCACGGCACCGGCGTCTTCGGCCATTTCGCCGCCGCCCTCGTGGCCGGGCGGCTGATGGGCGCGGCGCCTGCCGATCACGTCAACGCACTCGGCATCGCCGCCAGCACCGCCTCGGGGGTGCAGCTCTACCTCGAGGAAGGCGCAGGCACCAAGCGGCTCCACCCGGGCTGGGCCGCCAGCGCCGGGATCACCGCCGCCACCCTCGCCCGGCACGGCTTCATCGGCCCCAGCCGCGCCCTCGAAGGGCGCTTCGGCCTGTTCGAAACCCACCTCCACAGCCATGCCGCCAATGTCGACCTGCGCGCCCTCACCACCGGCCTCGGCAGCGAGTGGATGATGGAGCAGACCGCGCTCAAGCCCTACCCCGTCTGCCATTACATCCATGGCGCAGCCGATGCCGCGGGCGAGATCTTCGCCCGCCTCGACGGGGCCGCCATCGCCTCTGTCGACATCCTCCTGCCGCAGGAAACCATGGGCACCGTCGCCGATCCCATCGCGCAGAAGCGGGCCGTCTCCAATGCCTACGAGGCCCAGTTCTCGGCCCCCTTCGTGATCGCCGCGATGCTGCTGAACGGTCGCTTCGGCCTTCAGGATCTCTCCGACGAGGCCCTCGCCAATCCCCGGACCCGCGCCCTCGCCGCACGCTGCACCTGCGTGACGGACCCGCAAAGCCGCTTTCCAGCCTACTTTTCCGGCGGCGTTCGGGTCACGCTGGAAAGCGGCGAAACCCTGAGCGCCCATGTGCCGATCAACAACGGGGCGGGGCCGCGCAGGCTCTCGCTCGAGGCGGCGAGGCAAAAGTTCATGGAAAACGCCGGTCTCGCCGTGTCCCCCGACCGGGCGCAGGCACTGGCCGAGGCCGTGGCCCAGATCGAGACCCAGCCGCTCTCCACCCTGATGGAATTGCTTACCGCGCCCTGA
- a CDS encoding type VI secretion system Vgr family protein, with the protein MDGEFTQDSNLGWLETSLGKDRLLLARFEGTDRVNGLFEYKVRAIAREGMNPDALLGTHATVQIETVMHGAAPFDGIVTELAWLKADVAGDHYELTLRPWFWLAGRRRQQRIFHEMHVNEILETVLKEWAGAGPETFRMDLSQTYPELEYTVQYRESDLAFACRMMERFGISYHFEHAPGNHCLVLTDSHEAMGELPDITREYRPVEENFRKEEEHFWDWRRARAMTTGKIKLTDYNFKKPGANQVVEQAGEAEFSFGDIESYDYPTGIEDTGTPGAPREPSRLAPDSEDDVARKALAQLRTTQERSADYRAHAVGDVISLKSGMRCTAHGPFADFIAREQHLCLEARHSFTAESYRSGEEAAARAYEGHYVLTPVSAPFAPVRVTPQPVVQGPQTARVVGEGEIDCDKYGRILVRFHWDLTGAHSMRCRVSQNWAGKGWGGMVIPRIGMEVVVEFLNGDPDKPLVTGCVYNGKNDVPYELPEHKTKSVFRTDTHEGPGFNELYFEDAKGEERIYWHAEKDHEVHIQNNSARRVDVSEVESIGNSKYSEVGKDLNLQVGGDVITAIGVADVQLNAPRPMQPYDDGPLQLAYQTTIKGKPDASKGHYKLFVAQSRTERIGTQSATRVSDSYNLTVGTGYLLEVGAKKNEQVGSDSMETVGGGRYMHVQDQIDLRCGASRFLMKSNGEIELTGTHIKLTAGRIDLN; encoded by the coding sequence ATGGACGGGGAATTCACCCAGGACAGTAACCTGGGTTGGCTGGAGACCAGTCTTGGCAAGGATCGGCTGTTGCTGGCGCGGTTCGAAGGCACGGACAGGGTCAACGGTCTGTTCGAGTACAAGGTGCGGGCCATTGCCCGCGAGGGGATGAACCCCGATGCGCTGCTGGGCACACATGCCACGGTGCAGATCGAGACGGTGATGCATGGTGCGGCGCCCTTCGACGGGATCGTGACCGAACTCGCCTGGCTCAAGGCCGATGTGGCCGGGGACCACTACGAGCTGACCCTGCGCCCGTGGTTCTGGCTGGCCGGGCGGCGGCGCCAGCAGCGGATCTTTCACGAGATGCACGTCAACGAGATCCTCGAGACGGTGCTGAAGGAATGGGCCGGGGCCGGGCCGGAGACCTTCCGGATGGATCTGTCGCAGACCTACCCCGAGCTGGAATACACGGTGCAATACCGCGAGAGCGACCTGGCCTTTGCCTGCCGGATGATGGAGCGCTTCGGGATCAGCTACCACTTCGAGCACGCGCCCGGGAACCATTGCCTGGTGCTGACCGACAGCCACGAGGCGATGGGCGAGCTGCCCGATATCACCCGCGAGTATCGCCCGGTCGAGGAGAACTTCCGCAAGGAGGAGGAGCACTTCTGGGATTGGCGGCGGGCTCGCGCCATGACCACCGGTAAGATCAAGCTGACCGACTACAACTTCAAGAAGCCCGGTGCCAACCAGGTGGTGGAGCAGGCGGGCGAGGCCGAGTTCAGCTTTGGCGACATCGAGAGCTACGACTACCCGACCGGCATTGAAGACACCGGCACCCCCGGCGCGCCGCGCGAGCCGAGCCGGCTGGCGCCCGACAGCGAGGATGACGTGGCCCGCAAGGCGCTGGCGCAGCTGCGCACGACGCAGGAGCGCAGCGCCGATTATCGCGCCCATGCCGTGGGGGATGTCATCAGCCTGAAGTCGGGGATGCGCTGCACCGCCCATGGCCCCTTTGCCGATTTCATCGCCCGCGAGCAGCATCTTTGCCTCGAAGCGCGCCACAGCTTTACCGCCGAGAGCTACCGCTCGGGCGAGGAAGCCGCCGCGCGGGCCTATGAGGGGCACTATGTGCTGACCCCGGTTTCGGCCCCCTTCGCGCCGGTGCGGGTGACGCCGCAGCCGGTGGTGCAGGGTCCGCAGACCGCGCGCGTGGTGGGCGAGGGCGAGATCGACTGCGACAAGTACGGCCGCATTCTCGTGCGCTTTCACTGGGATCTGACCGGCGCGCATTCGATGCGCTGCCGGGTGAGCCAGAACTGGGCCGGCAAGGGCTGGGGCGGCATGGTCATTCCGCGGATCGGCATGGAAGTGGTGGTGGAGTTCCTCAACGGCGACCCCGACAAGCCGCTGGTGACGGGCTGCGTCTACAACGGCAAGAACGACGTTCCCTACGAGCTGCCCGAGCACAAGACCAAGTCGGTGTTCCGCACCGACACCCATGAAGGGCCGGGCTTCAACGAGCTCTACTTCGAGGATGCGAAGGGCGAGGAGCGCATCTACTGGCACGCGGAGAAGGACCACGAGGTCCATATCCAGAACAACAGCGCCCGGCGGGTCGATGTGAGCGAGGTCGAGTCGATCGGGAACAGCAAGTATTCGGAGGTGGGCAAGGATCTGAACCTTCAGGTTGGCGGTGACGTGATCACCGCGATCGGGGTTGCCGATGTGCAGCTCAACGCCCCGCGCCCGATGCAGCCTTATGACGACGGCCCGCTGCAACTGGCCTATCAGACGACGATCAAGGGCAAGCCCGATGCCTCGAAGGGGCATTACAAGCTGTTCGTCGCGCAATCGCGCACCGAGCGGATCGGCACCCAGTCGGCCACCCGCGTCAGTGACTCCTACAACCTGACCGTGGGCACCGGCTACCTTCTGGAAGTCGGCGCCAAGAAGAACGAGCAGGTCGGATCGGACTCGATGGAGACCGTGGGCGGAGGCCGGTACATGCATGTGCAGGACCAGATCGACCTGCGCTGCGGGGCCTCGCGCTTTCTGATGAAGAGCAACGGCGAAATCGAGCTGACCGGCACGCATATCAAGCTGACGGCCGGCCGGATCGACCTGAACTAG
- a CDS encoding sensor histidine kinase, whose amino-acid sequence MRNFPSVFALLAVLLLVCGGARGEGVVLAPGVQSADVTPELRYWPSLEPEVSAALGAWEGGAFGPDLQTVSYGPGYSPETWAGTTITNDAALDGRPADTFILTLHAPLVSGVRLFVIREGGLTENLMDYSIFAPFDPLDHAVTRLRAPEFALAPGETVLLLAHVQTGPFPSFSMALHSPENLAQSSFYWGIGLTAFYAFAIACLVFFFGFQAAMGSWVGALNSALFAAFLGLIAVIDGLFWRFFYPDHPEWQSPVGFGMLFAISAAGFLIAGAGIGAGSRRAGRWVSALALVALAGFCLALVSPGQGAALLSYGLIAAMLGCSVYAARVGQGRGPVPPVGAVLLARLCMGGAVGVFVLILTGLGGAWLDAPLAIRAVFFFLLLATMTMLTANVIALRRRHLAEVEARVAALEAEAERGRELLESERNYIRARDLAAQRQRQLATASHDLRQPLMSLRMTFDSLAAEMQPEVKTRLNDAFDYLSSLATGYVDESVPEADVAEEAAAEAEAYPLAVPLGTVRQMFEGEAASKGVALRVHGCAEEVVVPPLVLMRIATNLVSNAIKYTREGRVVVGVRRGGGLRLIVADTGAGMSEAELARFSEAYAKGEASTGHGLGLSVCFELAREAGLRLEARSQPGRGTCFALWLEG is encoded by the coding sequence TTGAGAAATTTCCCCAGCGTTTTCGCGCTTCTGGCGGTTCTGCTGCTTGTCTGCGGAGGGGCGCGGGGCGAGGGGGTGGTGCTGGCGCCGGGGGTGCAGAGCGCGGATGTGACGCCCGAGTTGCGCTACTGGCCCTCGCTGGAGCCGGAGGTGAGCGCGGCGCTGGGCGCATGGGAGGGCGGCGCCTTCGGCCCCGATTTGCAGACGGTCTCCTACGGGCCCGGCTACTCGCCTGAGACATGGGCGGGCACCACGATCACCAATGACGCGGCGCTCGACGGCCGCCCGGCCGACACCTTCATCCTCACCCTCCACGCGCCGTTGGTCAGCGGGGTGCGGCTGTTCGTGATCCGCGAAGGCGGGCTGACGGAGAACCTGATGGATTACTCCATCTTCGCGCCTTTCGACCCGCTCGACCATGCCGTGACCCGGCTGCGCGCGCCCGAGTTCGCGCTGGCGCCGGGCGAGACGGTGCTGCTGCTGGCCCATGTGCAGACCGGGCCGTTTCCGAGTTTTTCGATGGCGCTGCACAGCCCCGAGAACCTTGCGCAATCGAGCTTCTACTGGGGCATCGGGCTGACGGCCTTCTATGCCTTCGCGATTGCCTGCCTCGTCTTCTTCTTCGGGTTTCAGGCGGCGATGGGGAGCTGGGTGGGGGCGCTGAACTCGGCGCTGTTTGCCGCCTTTCTCGGGCTGATCGCGGTGATCGACGGGCTGTTCTGGCGGTTTTTCTACCCTGACCACCCGGAGTGGCAATCGCCGGTGGGCTTCGGGATGCTGTTTGCGATTTCGGCGGCGGGGTTCCTGATTGCGGGTGCCGGTATAGGCGCGGGGTCGCGTCGGGCGGGGCGGTGGGTTTCGGCGCTGGCGCTGGTGGCGCTGGCGGGGTTCTGCCTCGCGCTGGTCTCGCCGGGGCAGGGGGCGGCGCTGCTTTCCTACGGGTTGATCGCGGCGATGCTGGGATGCTCGGTTTACGCCGCGCGCGTGGGTCAGGGCCGCGGGCCGGTGCCGCCGGTGGGGGCGGTGCTGCTGGCGCGGCTCTGCATGGGCGGCGCGGTGGGGGTCTTCGTGCTCATCCTCACCGGGCTGGGCGGGGCGTGGCTGGATGCGCCGCTGGCGATCCGGGCGGTGTTCTTCTTTCTGCTGCTGGCGACGATGACCATGCTGACCGCCAATGTCATCGCCCTGCGCCGCCGCCATCTGGCGGAGGTCGAGGCGCGGGTGGCGGCGCTGGAGGCGGAGGCAGAGCGCGGCCGGGAGCTGCTGGAGAGCGAGCGCAACTATATCCGCGCCCGCGACCTTGCCGCCCAGCGACAACGCCAGCTTGCCACCGCGTCGCACGACCTGCGCCAGCCGCTGATGTCGCTGCGGATGACCTTCGACAGCCTTGCCGCCGAGATGCAGCCCGAGGTGAAGACCCGGCTCAACGATGCCTTCGACTACCTCTCGTCGCTGGCCACCGGCTATGTCGACGAAAGCGTTCCCGAGGCGGATGTGGCGGAGGAGGCGGCGGCGGAGGCGGAGGCCTATCCGCTGGCGGTGCCGCTCGGGACGGTGCGGCAGATGTTCGAGGGGGAGGCGGCGAGCAAGGGGGTGGCGCTGCGGGTGCATGGCTGCGCCGAGGAGGTGGTGGTGCCGCCGCTGGTGCTGATGCGGATTGCGACCAACCTCGTGTCGAACGCGATCAAGTACACCCGCGAGGGCCGGGTGGTGGTGGGGGTGCGCCGGGGCGGCGGGCTGCGGCTGATCGTGGCCGACACCGGGGCAGGGATGAGCGAGGCGGAGCTGGCGCGGTTCAGCGAGGCCTATGCCAAGGGCGAGGCCTCCACCGGGCACGGGCTTGGGCTTTCGGTCTGTTTCGAGCTGGCGCGGGAGGCCGGGCTGCGGCTGGAGGCACGCTCGCAGCCCGGCAGGGGCACCTGTTTTGCGCTCTGGTTGGAGGGCTAG
- a CDS encoding response regulator transcription factor, with amino-acid sequence MKERGTYHAIVADDHAIVRSGLRTALETPGQIEERGIVVVAEAENGLEAIAACRAHRPDLLLLDVQMPMAGGIEVVVEVQRWSPDTRIVVLTGVSAVGIISSLVESGVHGLFSKGDDNSELYARLPGILRGQRHIATRFVNVLGQKPAGEQLTGRERQILNMIIAGHSNKEIAGHLGISAKTVDKHRTSMMQKLDVHSVPQLMAFALREGLVDPSAEL; translated from the coding sequence ATGAAAGAGCGTGGCACCTACCATGCGATTGTCGCGGACGATCATGCAATAGTGCGCAGCGGATTGCGCACGGCGCTGGAAACCCCCGGCCAGATCGAAGAGCGCGGCATCGTCGTGGTGGCCGAGGCCGAGAACGGGCTGGAAGCCATCGCCGCCTGCCGCGCCCACCGCCCCGACCTGCTTCTGCTCGACGTGCAGATGCCGATGGCGGGCGGCATCGAGGTGGTGGTCGAGGTGCAGCGCTGGAGCCCCGACACCCGCATCGTCGTGCTCACCGGGGTCAGCGCCGTTGGCATCATCTCCTCGCTGGTCGAGAGCGGCGTACACGGCCTGTTTTCCAAGGGCGACGACAACTCCGAGCTTTACGCCAGGCTGCCCGGCATCCTGCGCGGCCAGCGCCACATCGCGACGCGCTTCGTTAATGTGCTGGGGCAAAAGCCCGCCGGCGAGCAACTGACCGGGCGCGAGCGCCAGATCCTCAACATGATCATCGCCGGCCACTCCAACAAGGAAATCGCCGGCCACCTCGGCATTTCCGCCAAGACCGTCGACAAGCACCGCACCTCGATGATGCAAAAGCTCGACGTGCACTCGGTGCCCCAACTCATGGCCTTCGCCCTGCGCGAAGGGCTGGTCGACCCCTCCGCCGAACTCTGA
- a CDS encoding DUF6635 family protein, whose product MTAETRDAMLRRFVRETFGLRGTLGLHRAAFGLDLVRAPVNVVLAPIFLLVKLLGLIARLCRAPRLAGWLLSRRIVFETAVSRKVAARVRGLVAELDAAGVGPGAPEATVARAVEDYVGVRNAVAEITTVLFVLITGWALFHSATLGVISLAGPVADMRAQALAIENYWAGQWLGQVYFGWFPRALDPWQVVATGVALAMLASLVTTFAGVVADPVQRWLGIHRRRLTRLMARLDRQADSASGLSREHAVARLGDLTDIALALWRALRP is encoded by the coding sequence ATGACGGCAGAGACACGTGACGCCATGCTGCGCCGCTTCGTGCGCGAGACCTTCGGGCTGCGGGGCACGCTTGGGCTGCATCGGGCGGCTTTCGGGCTGGATCTGGTGCGGGCGCCGGTGAACGTGGTGCTGGCGCCGATCTTTCTGCTGGTGAAACTGCTCGGGCTGATTGCCCGGCTCTGCCGCGCGCCGAGGCTGGCGGGCTGGTTGCTGTCGCGCCGGATCGTGTTTGAAACCGCGGTGTCGCGGAAGGTTGCGGCGCGGGTGCGGGGGTTGGTGGCGGAGCTGGACGCGGCGGGCGTAGGGCCGGGGGCGCCGGAGGCCACGGTGGCCCGCGCGGTGGAGGATTACGTCGGGGTGCGCAACGCGGTGGCCGAGATCACCACGGTGCTCTTTGTGCTCATCACCGGCTGGGCGCTGTTCCATTCGGCCACGCTGGGGGTGATCTCGCTGGCGGGGCCGGTGGCGGACATGCGGGCGCAGGCGCTGGCGATCGAGAACTACTGGGCCGGGCAATGGCTGGGGCAGGTGTATTTCGGGTGGTTTCCGCGGGCGCTGGACCCGTGGCAGGTGGTGGCGACGGGGGTGGCGCTGGCGATGCTGGCCTCGCTGGTGACGACATTTGCCGGCGTGGTGGCGGACCCGGTGCAGCGCTGGCTTGGCATTCACCGGCGGCGGTTAACGCGGCTGATGGCGCGGCTCGACCGGCAGGCGGACAGCGCCTCGGGCCTCAGCCGCGAACATGCGGTGGCGCGGCTGGGCGATCTGACCGACATTGCGCTGGCGCTGTGGCGGGCGCTGCGGCCCTGA
- a CDS encoding DUF3883 domain-containing protein, with amino-acid sequence MAEGPWTDQENDAIVADYFDMLADDLCGRAYNKAAHNRGLQAETGRSRGSIEFKHCNISAALLGFAQPIIRGYLPRYNIQDSLKEAIDRWLIKNPEWAERLPRTPHAAGMAEPRPLFAGVPPTLRNAPPSEEDEQLRAIARHFDVAARDERNRALGKAGEELALEHERGNLRRAGRADLAKQVVWTSHEEGDGAGYDIASFTPEGRPRLLEVKTTNGPDRTPFYISQNEISVANARRYEWHLFRLYNFAREPELFELRPPLEHHVTLTATSFRAGFD; translated from the coding sequence ATGGCAGAAGGCCCGTGGACAGACCAGGAGAATGACGCGATCGTCGCGGATTACTTCGACATGCTCGCAGATGACCTCTGTGGCAGGGCTTACAACAAGGCCGCGCACAACCGTGGACTTCAGGCAGAAACCGGGCGCTCACGCGGCTCCATCGAGTTCAAGCACTGCAACATCTCCGCCGCGCTGCTCGGCTTCGCACAGCCGATCATCAGGGGCTACCTGCCACGCTACAACATCCAGGACTCGCTGAAAGAAGCCATCGACCGCTGGCTCATCAAGAACCCCGAATGGGCCGAGCGTCTGCCCCGAACGCCACATGCCGCCGGCATGGCAGAGCCTCGCCCCCTCTTCGCCGGCGTCCCGCCCACCCTGCGCAACGCGCCGCCTTCCGAAGAGGACGAACAGCTACGCGCCATCGCCCGCCACTTCGACGTGGCCGCCCGCGACGAGCGCAACCGCGCGCTCGGTAAGGCAGGAGAGGAACTGGCGCTGGAGCATGAGCGCGGCAACCTGCGCCGCGCCGGGCGGGCAGACCTGGCCAAGCAGGTTGTCTGGACCAGCCATGAAGAGGGCGACGGCGCGGGCTATGATATCGCCAGCTTCACACCCGAGGGCCGCCCGCGCCTGCTTGAGGTCAAAACCACCAACGGCCCCGACCGCACCCCATTTTACATCTCACAGAACGAAATCAGTGTGGCCAATGCGAGGCGGTATGAATGGCATCTCTTCCGGCTCTACAACTTTGCCCGCGAGCCCGAGCTCTTCGAGCTGCGCCCCCCGCTCGAACACCACGTCACCCTGACCGCCACAAGCTTCCGCGCCGGTTTCGACTGA
- a CDS encoding iron-containing alcohol dehydrogenase encodes MSLTGNWSYPTAIRFGAGRIAELPEACIAAGITKPLLVTDKGLKSMEITTAALDILDAAGLGRGFFAEVDPNPSEVNLEAGLKIYREGGHDGVIAFGGGSGLDLGKMVAFMAGQSRPVWDFEDIGDWWTRADADAIAPIIAVPTTAGTGSEVGRASVITNSQTHVKKIIFHPKVLPTVVICDPELTVGMPKHITAGTGLDAFAHCVEAFSSPHYHPMSQGIALEGMRLVIDNLPRAYADGADIEARANMMSAAAMGATAFQKGLGAIHALSHPIGAVYGTHHGTTNAVCMPAVLDLNAPKITERFDAAAGYLGIEGGYTGFRAFVQEFNDSLGIPRKLSEMGVGDDRIAELTAMALEDPSCGGNPVTLDEANVTALFKAVI; translated from the coding sequence ATGAGCCTCACAGGAAACTGGTCCTACCCCACCGCCATCCGTTTCGGCGCAGGCCGCATAGCCGAACTGCCCGAAGCCTGCATTGCCGCTGGCATCACCAAGCCGCTGTTGGTGACGGACAAGGGGTTGAAATCCATGGAGATCACCACGGCGGCGCTCGACATTCTCGATGCCGCCGGGCTGGGGCGCGGCTTCTTTGCCGAGGTGGACCCGAACCCCTCTGAGGTGAACCTTGAGGCCGGGCTGAAGATATACCGCGAGGGCGGGCATGACGGGGTGATCGCCTTCGGCGGCGGTTCCGGGCTGGACCTTGGCAAGATGGTCGCCTTCATGGCCGGGCAGAGCCGCCCGGTGTGGGATTTCGAGGATATCGGGGATTGGTGGACGCGCGCCGATGCCGATGCGATTGCGCCGATCATCGCGGTGCCGACGACGGCCGGGACGGGGAGCGAGGTGGGGCGGGCCAGCGTCATCACCAATTCGCAGACCCATGTGAAGAAGATCATCTTTCACCCGAAGGTGCTGCCGACGGTCGTGATCTGCGATCCGGAGCTGACGGTGGGGATGCCCAAGCACATCACCGCAGGCACCGGGCTGGACGCCTTTGCCCATTGCGTCGAGGCATTTTCGAGCCCGCATTACCACCCGATGTCTCAGGGGATCGCGCTGGAAGGGATGCGGCTGGTGATCGACAACCTGCCGCGCGCCTATGCCGATGGCGCCGACATCGAGGCGCGGGCCAACATGATGAGCGCGGCGGCGATGGGGGCGACGGCCTTCCAGAAGGGGCTGGGGGCGATCCATGCGCTTTCGCACCCGATCGGCGCGGTTTACGGCACCCATCACGGGACGACGAATGCGGTGTGCATGCCTGCGGTGCTGGACCTGAACGCCCCGAAGATCACCGAGCGGTTCGACGCGGCGGCGGGTTATCTCGGGATCGAGGGCGGCTACACCGGCTTCCGCGCCTTCGTGCAGGAGTTCAACGACTCGCTCGGCATTCCGCGCAAGCTCTCGGAGATGGGCGTGGGCGACGACCGGATCGCGGAGCTGACCGCGATGGCGCTGGAAGACCCCTCCTGCGGCGGCAACCCGGTGACGCTGGACGAGGCGAATGTGACGGCGCTGTTCAAAGCGGTGATCTGA
- a CDS encoding aldehyde dehydrogenase family protein — MTDVLKCISPIDGSVFAERPALSLEAAREAVGEARAAQAEWAARPLAERVKLVMAGVARVGEMTDEIVPELAHMMGRPVRYGGEFGGFNERASYMAEIAETSLADIEVGEDATFRRYIRRVPWGVVYVVAPWNYPYMTAINTVAPALIAGNTVVLKHATQTLLVGERMARAFHEAGVPEDVFQNVFLSHEVSDALIRERAFNFINFTGSVGGGKAMEQAAAGTFTPVSTELGGKDPGYVMEDADLDAAIDTLMDGAMFNAGQCCCGIERIYVHESLYDAFVEKAVAWVKTLKLGNPMEEATTLGPMANVRFAEVVRAQIADAVAAGAVAHIETLPEDDGGAYLTPQVLTGVTHDMEVMREESFGPVVGIMKVSGDDEAVRLMNDSRYGLTASLWTQDVERAARIGDALETGTVFMNRADYLDPGLCWTGCKDTGKGGGLSVIGYHNLTRPKSYHLKKVTK; from the coding sequence ATGACTGACGTGCTGAAATGTATCTCGCCGATCGACGGATCGGTTTTTGCCGAGCGTCCGGCGCTTTCGCTGGAGGCGGCGCGGGAGGCTGTGGGCGAGGCCCGCGCGGCGCAGGCCGAGTGGGCGGCGCGGCCGCTGGCGGAGCGGGTGAAGCTGGTGATGGCGGGCGTGGCCCGCGTGGGCGAGATGACCGACGAGATCGTGCCCGAGCTGGCCCATATGATGGGCCGCCCGGTGCGCTATGGCGGCGAGTTCGGCGGGTTCAACGAGCGCGCCAGCTACATGGCGGAGATCGCGGAAACCTCGCTGGCCGATATCGAGGTGGGCGAGGATGCCACCTTCCGGCGCTATATCCGGCGGGTGCCATGGGGCGTGGTCTATGTGGTGGCGCCGTGGAACTACCCCTACATGACGGCGATCAACACGGTGGCCCCGGCGCTGATTGCGGGCAATACCGTGGTGCTGAAGCACGCGACCCAGACGCTGCTGGTGGGCGAGCGCATGGCGCGGGCCTTCCACGAGGCGGGTGTGCCTGAGGATGTGTTTCAGAATGTGTTCCTGAGCCATGAGGTCAGCGATGCGCTGATCCGTGAACGTGCGTTCAATTTCATCAACTTCACCGGCTCCGTGGGCGGCGGGAAGGCGATGGAGCAGGCGGCGGCGGGCACCTTCACGCCGGTTTCGACCGAGCTTGGCGGGAAAGACCCGGGCTACGTGATGGAGGATGCCGACCTTGATGCCGCCATCGACACGCTGATGGATGGCGCGATGTTCAATGCCGGGCAGTGCTGCTGCGGGATCGAGCGGATCTATGTGCACGAAAGCCTCTATGACGCCTTCGTCGAGAAGGCGGTGGCCTGGGTGAAGACCCTCAAGCTGGGCAATCCGATGGAGGAGGCCACCACGCTGGGGCCGATGGCGAACGTGCGCTTTGCCGAGGTCGTGCGCGCGCAGATTGCCGATGCGGTTGCGGCGGGCGCGGTGGCGCATATCGAGACGCTGCCGGAGGATGACGGCGGGGCCTATCTGACCCCGCAGGTGCTGACCGGCGTGACCCATGACATGGAGGTCATGCGCGAGGAGAGCTTTGGCCCGGTTGTTGGGATCATGAAGGTGAGCGGCGACGACGAGGCCGTGCGCCTGATGAATGACAGCCGCTACGGGCTGACCGCCTCGCTCTGGACGCAGGATGTGGAGCGGGCTGCCCGGATTGGCGATGCGCTGGAAACCGGCACTGTCTTCATGAACCGCGCCGACTATCTCGATCCGGGCCTCTGCTGGACCGGCTGCAAGGACACCGGCAAGGGCGGCGGCCTTTCGGTGATCGGCTATCACAACCTTACCCGCCCCAAATCCTACCACCTCAAGAAGGTCACGAAATGA
- a CDS encoding VOC family protein, with protein sequence MIDRIDHIVLTVRDVEASVAFYGRVLGMEAVTFAGGRRALAFGQQKINLQTLGQEVRDFAGIGSGDLCLVTEWPVEDVLAKLAEENVEVVEGPVAKSGALGPITSVYFNDPDGNLIEVSRYD encoded by the coding sequence ATGATCGACCGGATCGACCATATCGTGCTGACGGTGCGCGACGTGGAGGCCTCGGTGGCCTTCTACGGGCGGGTGCTGGGCATGGAGGCTGTCACCTTTGCGGGCGGGCGCCGTGCGCTGGCTTTCGGGCAGCAGAAGATAAACCTCCAGACCCTCGGGCAGGAGGTGCGGGACTTTGCGGGCATCGGCTCGGGCGATCTTTGCCTGGTGACAGAGTGGCCCGTGGAAGATGTGCTGGCGAAGCTGGCAGAGGAAAACGTGGAAGTGGTTGAGGGCCCCGTGGCGAAGTCGGGTGCGCTGGGGCCGATCACCTCCGTCTATTTCAACGATCCCGACGGAAATCTGATCGAGGTAAGTCGCTATGACTGA